From Rutidosis leptorrhynchoides isolate AG116_Rl617_1_P2 chromosome 3, CSIRO_AGI_Rlap_v1, whole genome shotgun sequence, a single genomic window includes:
- the LOC139896132 gene encoding uncharacterized protein At5g01610-like has protein sequence MSRSNKFTNHSSVVHYRQLTITMAAKTLITLLTLVILITSTNALSVTNQPTVYQILEKYGLPSGLLPDSVKSYTLSSDDGSFVVELEKPCYIQFDYLVYYDSKITGKLNFGSITDLDGIQVKRFLFWFSVDEIRVDLPASDYIYFTVGIINKELDIDQFETVHACTENALCPFSSNPTSQLPKTVDEVEMLITE, from the exons ATGTCACGTTCCAATAAATTCACAAACCACAGTTCAGTAGTTCACTACCGACAACTTACAATAACAATGGCGGCAAAAACCCTAATTACACTCCTAACCCTAGTCATCTTAATCACGTCAACTAATGCACTCTCCGTCACCAATCAACCAACCGTTTACCAAATCCTCGAAAAGTACGGTCTTCCTAGTGGCCTATTACCTGATTCCGTTAAATCGTACACGTTATCATCCGATGACGGAAGTTTTGTCGTTGAACTTGAGAAACCGTGTTATATACAGTTCGATTACCTTGTGTATTATGATAGTAAGATCACAGGGAAGCTTAATTTTGGATCGATTACTGATTTGGATGGGATTCAAGTGAAGAGGTTTTTGTTTTGGTTTAGTGTTGATGAAATTAGGGTTGATTTACCTGCTAGTGATTATATTTACTTTACTGTTGGGATTATTAATAAGGAGCTTGATATTGATCAGTTTGAAACGGTTCATGCTTGTACGGAAAATGCACTCTGCCCTTTCTCCTCAAATCCTACCTCTCAG CTTCCAAAGACTGTTGATGAGGTTGAAATGCTGATTACAGAGTAG